The segment TTGTTGATTTCCTCAATCATGTTTTTTTGTAAAATGGATGCTGACAGACTTGTTATTTCCTGTATAGGTTCAAGCTGGAGCTGGCGGTACTGAGAGCATGGACTGGGCTTCAATGGTCATGCAGATGTACAAAATGTGGGCTCAACGTAAAGGATATGGTGTTTCTGTTGTGGATGAAATGCCTGGTGAGATTGCAGGAATCAAGGTCTAGGTTCTtaccattttttcttctttcacttGAAAAATTCTCTAGCTATTAAGTAGTAtggaaaattgaaatttgtGAATGGCAAAAACTCTTAGCTATTTAAACAAgcattaattttataacatTCTGTTGGGAGAACTTGGTTTAGCCTTGAAGCATAACAGAATTGTTAAACATATATgtaattaatatgtttttaaagtaTGGGTTGTGAATCTTGTCATTGGTTATATTTGACCTAAAATTAGGAAGTTTTCCCCTTTCTTCTTAATTTTCAATCATGGCACTAGTTAGCTATTGTCTTATTGCTCTGCTGGTTTCTGCTCCCCCCTGTTATCAGCGTGCAACAATCAAAGTTGATGGCGAAAATGCTTTTGGATATGCCAAATCAGAGGTAGGAGTGCATCGTCTGGTACGCATCTCGCCATTTGATAGCGCGAAGAGAAGGCATACTTCCTTTGTTGCAGTTGCTGTAATTCCAATTTTGGGAGATGGATCTACACATGTTCAAATCAATGAATCTGATCTTCGAATTGAGCGTTATCGATCAGGGGGAGCTGGTGGTCAGTCTGTTAACACAACTGAGAGTGCTGTCAGGATAACTCATATTCCCACAGGCATTACTGCCTCTTGTCAGAATGAAAGGTAAGCATCCATTCTGGTGAAAAATATGTGAAAGcttctttcttttcaattggaagaagaagaggaaatgGGAACTTTTAGTGATCTAATATTTTTCCAAACAAAAGGTCACAGCATTCAAACAAAGCTTCTGCCATGGCTGTGCTTCAATCGCGCTTGGACCAACTTGAGATGGCACGACAGGCTCAGATGAATGCACAACATACTCAGTCTCTCACTGAGATCAGTTGGGGCAACCAAATACGTACTTATGTGCTCCATGTATGTTTCATACAGTTTAACCTTTCATTTTACCTTCATAGTGATGGTTCATGTGGTCATCATAACTGCTCCGTATCATACTTGTAGCCTTATCGCATGGTCAAAGATCTCCGGACAAATTATGAGGTTTCAGATCCTGACTCTGTGCTTGAAGGGGATCTTGATGACTTCATTTTGAGCTATCTTTCAACATCAATAGACAAGGATGAAGAATGACCTCTTAACCTTAATTTTTGGGTTCCCCTGACTTGTTGAGTATGAAATTGGATAACGTAACTCCAGTCTCAGCTCTCAGCTTCACTTTGTGGCACCGGGAGACTGCTTCACTGGTGCCTTATATTGCAGGAGAAAAAGTTCAAAGAAGTTTTTGTTGGTTACAACTCACAAGGCATCATTCTTGCTAATTCATGGGAATGACTGGTGTGCCATAGTTTTACCATCTGAATCACATCATTTATACGAAGTTGATGAAATAATGTTTTTGGATCAAGCTGCTACTCCCTTGCTAGGGGACTGCTTTATTTTTATCCAAGATCTGTAATGACAATGTAATTATCTTTGTCAAAGAGAAGATTAGTACCAGTCAAACTGAGGTAGCATACTTGTTTGCAACTGTGAACCATCCAATACAATACATAAATTTCTAAACAAGCAACATTATACCACTGAAATATTAAGTTCAGCAGAAAAACACTGGTCTCAACT is part of the Solanum lycopersicum chromosome 1, SLM_r2.1 genome and harbors:
- the LOC101247467 gene encoding peptide chain release factor PrfB2, chloroplastic; the protein is MSFLILGRRSTQLSRIPTRELFLFSCSFSSQSPNNSISNYRSTIFYSWYNSSNRRNKGFSSIFNGRAKNPSGSIWGVRFLSSEAAVEPTTADGLTVEGIIAKNWNILDDSEDDWKSHASSIAQSVHLIKKRLKWKRLMYRLEVLSAQLNKADLWDDPVHAGKISREHGSLMNKVEDVMAIEQELVEHIDMIKLAREENDPELESESVKALLGIRRNVKEKELEALLSGEHDNCSCFIEVQAGAGGTESMDWASMVMQMYKMWAQRKGYGVSVVDEMPGEIAGIKRATIKVDGENAFGYAKSEVGVHRLVRISPFDSAKRRHTSFVAVAVIPILGDGSTHVQINESDLRIERYRSGGAGGQSVNTTESAVRITHIPTGITASCQNERSQHSNKASAMAVLQSRLDQLEMARQAQMNAQHTQSLTEISWGNQIRTYVLHPYRMVKDLRTNYEVSDPDSVLEGDLDDFILSYLSTSIDKDEE